In Solanum stenotomum isolate F172 chromosome 6, ASM1918654v1, whole genome shotgun sequence, one DNA window encodes the following:
- the LOC125868193 gene encoding MOB kinase activator-like 1A, translating to MSLFGLGSRNQRTFRTKKSAPSGSKGEQLRKHIDITLGSGNLREAVRLPPGEDLHEWLAINTVDFFNQVYMLYGTLTEFCTPSSCPTMSAGPKYEYRWADGVKIKKPVQVCAPKYMNYLMDWIETQLDDESIFPQKFGVAFPCNFEDVVKTMFKRLFRVYAHIYHSHFQKIVALKEEAHLNTCFKHFVLFTWEFQLIDKAELAPLDELLHSILQL from the exons ATGAGTCTGTTTGGCCTTGGAAGCAG GAATCAGAGGACCTTTCGTACTAAAAAGAGTGCTCCGTCAGGAAGCAAG GGTGAGCAACTTAGAAAACACATTGATATTACCTTAGGTAGTGGTAATTTAAGGGAAGCAGTGCGGCTACCCCCTGGGGAAGATCTTCATGAGTGGCTCGCTATAAATA CTGTTGACTTTTTCAACCAAGTGTATATGTTGTATGGCACTCTCACTGAGTTCTGCACTCCATCAAGCTGTCCAACAATGTCCGCAGGACCAAA GTATGAATATCGATGGGCTGATGGAGTGAAAATAAAGAAACCTGTACAAGTTTGTGCTCCAAAGTACATGAATTATCTAATGGATTGGATAGAGACTCAGCTAGATGATGAATCAATCTTTCCTCAAAAGTTTG GTGTGGCATTTCCGTGTAATTTTGAGGATGTTGTGAAGACAATGTTTAAGCGATTGTTTCGTGTATATGCCCATATCTACCATTCCCATTTCCAGAAGATTGTCGCCTTAAAGGAAGAAGCTCATCTTAATACCTGCTTTAAGCATTTTGTGCTCTTCACATGG GAGTTTCAGTTGATAGACAAGGCAGAGCTTGCACCTCTCGATGAGCTTCTTCACTCTATTCTGCAGTTGTAG